A single region of the Solwaraspora sp. WMMD406 genome encodes:
- a CDS encoding biotin carboxylase N-terminal domain-containing protein: protein MQKVLIANRGEIAVRVIRACRDAGLGSVAVYADADRDAPHVTLADEAYALGGQTAADTYLRIDKLLDVAARAGADAVHPGYGFLSENAEFAAAVIDAGLAWIGPTPQAIRDLGDKVTARHIAQQAGAPLVPGTADPVAGPDEVIAFAEQYGLPVAIKAAFGGGGRGLKVARSLDAIPDLFDSATREAVAAFGRGECFVERYLDRPRHVEAQILADQHGTVIVVGTRDCSLQRRHQKLVEEAPAPFLTDAQRATIHDSAKAICRAAGYHGAGTVEYLVGTDGTISFLEVNTRLQVEHPVTEETSGIDLVREQFRIAAGERLRFAEDPTPRGHSIEFRINGEDPGRGFLPAPGTVTALRLPAGPGVRVDAGISAGDVVGGNFDSLLAKVIVTGETRTEALERARRALDEMVVDGLATVLPFHRLVVRDPAFTGEPFTVHTRWIETEFDNTIPAFSAPAAAPDAPEDRETIVVEVGGKRVEVSLPAGVGGGTAAASPAARKPARRRSAATPAAAVGGDTLTSPMQGTIVKIAAADGDQVAEGDPIVVLEAMKMEQPINAHKSGTVSGLAAEVGAVVSAGAPICVIS, encoded by the coding sequence GTGCAGAAGGTTCTCATCGCCAACCGGGGCGAGATCGCGGTCCGGGTGATCCGCGCCTGCCGGGACGCCGGGCTGGGCAGCGTCGCGGTCTACGCCGACGCCGACCGCGACGCACCGCACGTCACCCTCGCCGACGAGGCGTACGCCCTCGGTGGGCAGACCGCTGCCGACACCTACCTGCGGATCGACAAGCTGCTCGACGTCGCTGCCCGAGCCGGTGCCGACGCCGTCCACCCCGGCTACGGGTTCCTCTCCGAGAACGCCGAGTTCGCCGCCGCCGTCATCGACGCCGGGCTGGCCTGGATCGGGCCGACCCCGCAGGCCATCCGGGACCTCGGCGACAAGGTCACCGCCCGGCACATCGCCCAGCAGGCCGGCGCGCCGCTGGTGCCGGGCACCGCCGATCCGGTCGCCGGACCGGACGAGGTGATCGCCTTCGCCGAACAGTACGGCCTGCCGGTCGCGATCAAGGCGGCGTTCGGCGGCGGCGGCCGCGGCCTCAAGGTCGCCCGCAGCCTCGACGCGATTCCCGACCTGTTCGACTCGGCCACCCGCGAGGCGGTCGCCGCGTTCGGCCGGGGCGAATGCTTCGTGGAGCGCTACCTCGACCGGCCCCGGCACGTCGAGGCGCAGATCCTGGCCGATCAGCACGGCACCGTGATCGTCGTCGGCACCCGGGACTGTTCGCTGCAACGCCGCCACCAGAAGCTGGTCGAGGAGGCACCGGCGCCGTTCCTCACCGACGCCCAGCGGGCCACCATCCACGATTCCGCCAAGGCCATCTGCCGGGCCGCCGGCTATCACGGTGCCGGCACGGTCGAATACCTGGTCGGTACGGACGGCACCATCTCGTTCCTGGAGGTCAACACCCGGCTGCAGGTCGAACACCCGGTCACCGAGGAAACGTCCGGCATCGACCTGGTCCGTGAGCAGTTCCGGATCGCCGCCGGTGAGCGGCTGCGGTTCGCCGAGGATCCCACGCCGCGCGGACACTCGATCGAGTTCCGGATCAACGGCGAAGACCCCGGTCGGGGTTTCCTGCCCGCGCCGGGGACGGTCACCGCGCTGCGGCTGCCGGCCGGCCCAGGCGTACGGGTGGACGCCGGGATCTCCGCCGGTGACGTGGTCGGCGGCAACTTCGACTCGTTGCTGGCCAAGGTGATCGTCACCGGCGAGACCCGTACCGAGGCGTTGGAACGCGCCCGGCGGGCGCTGGACGAGATGGTGGTCGACGGGCTGGCCACGGTCCTGCCGTTCCACCGGCTGGTGGTCCGCGACCCGGCGTTCACCGGCGAACCGTTCACCGTCCACACCCGATGGATCGAGACCGAGTTCGACAACACCATACCGGCGTTCAGCGCACCGGCGGCGGCACCCGACGCGCCCGAGGACCGCGAGACCATCGTGGTCGAGGTGGGCGGCAAGCGCGTCGAGGTCAGCCTCCCCGCCGGCGTCGGCGGCGGTACGGCCGCAGCGTCACCGGCGGCCCGTAAGCCGGCCCGCCGTCGGTCCGCCGCGACCCCGGCGGCCGCTGTCGGCGGCGACACGCTGACCTCGCCGATGCAGGGCACCATCGTCAAGATCGCCGCCGCCGACGGCGACCAGGTTGCCGAGGGCGACCCGATCGTGGTGCTGGAGGCGATGAAGATGGAACAGCCGATCAACGCCCACAAGTCCGGTACGGTCAGCGGTCTCGCCGCCGAAGTCGGCGCAGTGGTCAGCGCCGGCGCACCGATCTGCGTGATCAGCTGA
- a CDS encoding GuaB1 family IMP dehydrogenase-related protein produces MRFISGGPPAHDLTYNDVFLVPSRSAVASRLDVDLASSDGTGTTIPLIVANMTAVAGRRMAETVARRGGLTVIPQDIPIDVVAEVIAWVKQRHLVHDTALSLAPTDTVGDAIHLLPKRSHRAVIVVDDGRPVGIVTETDCTGVDRFAQLHEVMSTGLLTVPASADPRTGFDLLARGRRRVAPVVDDDGQLVGVLTRAGALRATLYRPALDDRGRLRVAAAVGINGDVAGKAAALIDAGVDTLVVDTAHGHQERMLAALRTVRALDPPVPVAAGNVVTADGVDDLIDAGADIVKVGVGPGAMCTTRMMTGVGRPQFTAVLDCATAARRRGRHVWADGGVRHPRDVALALAAGAANVMIGSWFAGTYESPGDIYTDADGRRYKESFGMASARAVSARTADDSPFDRARKAVFEEGISSARMLLDPARPGVEDLIDDIVAGVRSACTYLGAATLAEFHDRAVIGVQSTAGYTEGMPVAGSW; encoded by the coding sequence GTGCGGTTCATCTCCGGCGGGCCACCCGCGCACGACCTGACCTACAACGACGTCTTCCTGGTGCCCAGCCGGTCGGCTGTCGCGTCCCGGCTCGACGTCGACCTGGCCAGCTCCGACGGCACCGGCACCACGATCCCGCTGATCGTGGCCAACATGACGGCGGTCGCCGGGCGGCGGATGGCCGAAACGGTCGCCCGCCGGGGCGGGCTCACCGTGATCCCACAGGATATCCCGATCGACGTCGTCGCCGAGGTGATCGCCTGGGTCAAGCAGCGGCACCTGGTGCACGACACCGCGCTGTCGCTGGCCCCCACCGACACCGTCGGGGACGCCATCCATCTGCTGCCGAAACGGTCCCACCGGGCGGTGATCGTGGTCGACGACGGCCGGCCGGTCGGCATCGTCACCGAGACCGACTGCACCGGTGTGGACCGCTTCGCCCAACTGCACGAGGTGATGTCGACCGGGCTGCTGACCGTGCCGGCCAGCGCCGATCCGCGTACCGGGTTCGATCTGCTGGCCCGGGGACGCCGCCGGGTCGCCCCGGTGGTCGATGACGACGGACAGCTGGTCGGGGTGCTCACCCGGGCCGGTGCGCTGCGGGCCACGCTCTACCGACCGGCTCTCGACGACCGGGGCCGGCTGCGGGTCGCCGCCGCCGTCGGGATCAACGGGGACGTCGCCGGTAAGGCGGCCGCGTTGATCGACGCCGGGGTGGACACCCTCGTCGTCGACACCGCCCACGGCCACCAGGAACGGATGCTCGCCGCGCTGCGCACCGTACGGGCACTGGATCCGCCCGTACCGGTGGCGGCCGGCAACGTGGTCACCGCCGACGGGGTCGACGACCTGATCGACGCCGGAGCCGACATCGTCAAGGTCGGCGTCGGACCTGGTGCGATGTGCACCACCCGGATGATGACCGGCGTCGGCCGGCCACAGTTCACCGCCGTGCTGGACTGTGCCACGGCGGCCCGTCGGCGCGGCCGGCACGTCTGGGCCGACGGCGGGGTACGCCACCCCCGCGACGTGGCCCTCGCGCTGGCCGCCGGGGCCGCCAACGTGATGATCGGTTCCTGGTTCGCCGGCACCTACGAATCCCCCGGCGACATCTACACCGACGCCGACGGCCGCCGCTACAAGGAGAGCTTCGGCATGGCGTCGGCCCGCGCGGTCAGTGCCCGTACCGCCGACGACAGCCCGTTCGACCGGGCCCGTAAGGCCGTCTTCGAGGAAGGGATCTCGTCGGCGCGGATGCTGCTCGACCCGGCCCGCCCCGGCGTCGAGGACCTGATCGACGATATCGTGGCCGGGGTACGTAGCGCGTGCACGTATCTGGGGGCGGCGACGCTCGCCGAATTTCATGATCGGGCGGTGATCGGGGTGCAGAGCACCGCCGGCTACACCGAAGGCATGCCGGTGGCGGGCAGTTGGTGA
- a CDS encoding MarR family transcriptional regulator, producing the protein MAPDREQTVAELGQVLWDYAQQAYRLQAAIGERLGLHATDLACLAVLSSTPRPTAGDLAGQLGLTTGAVTRMVDRLAERGYVRRSADLTDRRRVLIELTAKAVAEVGPAYYTITADLERAAAQCTDEQLCFLLSFVRDRATDCVAEAARMRSGQPAARAHRSRVIATSTP; encoded by the coding sequence GTGGCGCCCGATCGTGAGCAGACCGTCGCCGAACTTGGGCAGGTGTTGTGGGACTACGCGCAGCAGGCGTACCGCCTGCAGGCGGCCATCGGGGAACGGCTCGGCCTGCACGCGACCGACCTGGCGTGCCTGGCGGTGCTCAGCAGCACGCCCCGGCCGACCGCCGGTGATCTGGCCGGCCAGCTCGGGCTGACCACCGGGGCGGTGACCCGGATGGTCGACCGGCTGGCCGAGCGGGGCTACGTCCGCCGTTCGGCCGACCTGACCGACCGGCGGCGGGTGCTGATCGAGTTGACCGCCAAGGCGGTCGCCGAGGTCGGACCGGCCTACTACACCATCACCGCCGACCTTGAGCGGGCGGCGGCGCAGTGCACCGACGAGCAGCTGTGCTTCCTGCTGTCGTTCGTGCGGGACCGGGCCACGGACTGCGTGGCCGAGGCGGCCCGGATGCGGTCGGGGCAGCCGGCCGCCCGCGCTCACCGCAGTCGGGTGATCGCCACCTCGACGCCCTGA
- a CDS encoding transglutaminase family protein, which yields MSVRSWRLKVEHRTGFSYAGKVGSSFNEARMSPRNEPRQAVLEARIEVFPPARTYRYEDYWGTVVTAFDVQTPHETLEVTATSTVETLPPGDLLDTDGGADWNRLAEPDQVDRWHEFLLPTKRTALDDELTELAEATRADATTPHAAALAICERVREEVAYTTGSTGVQTDAVHAWRQRKGVCQDISHLAVGLLRVIGIPARYVSGYLHPSRDAEIDDRVVGQSHAWVEWWAGRWTAFDPTNGIPVGERHVVVGRGREYGDVPPLKGVYAGPANTGQGVEVAITRLR from the coding sequence ATGAGTGTGCGGAGTTGGCGACTCAAGGTGGAACACCGCACCGGGTTCAGCTACGCGGGCAAGGTCGGGTCGTCGTTCAACGAGGCCCGGATGTCGCCGCGCAACGAACCCCGGCAGGCGGTGCTGGAGGCACGGATCGAGGTGTTCCCGCCGGCCCGCACCTACCGGTACGAGGACTACTGGGGCACCGTCGTCACCGCCTTCGACGTGCAGACCCCGCACGAGACGTTGGAGGTCACCGCGACGTCCACAGTGGAGACACTGCCGCCGGGGGACCTGCTGGACACCGACGGCGGCGCGGACTGGAACCGGCTGGCCGAGCCGGACCAGGTCGACCGGTGGCACGAGTTCCTACTGCCCACCAAACGGACCGCGCTCGACGACGAACTGACCGAACTGGCCGAGGCGACCCGCGCCGACGCCACCACCCCGCACGCGGCCGCCCTGGCGATCTGCGAACGGGTCCGCGAGGAGGTCGCCTACACGACCGGGTCGACCGGCGTACAGACCGACGCGGTGCACGCCTGGCGGCAACGCAAAGGGGTCTGCCAGGACATCAGCCACCTGGCGGTGGGTCTGCTGCGGGTGATTGGCATCCCCGCCCGCTACGTCTCCGGATACCTGCATCCCAGCCGGGACGCGGAGATCGACGACCGGGTCGTCGGGCAGAGCCACGCCTGGGTGGAGTGGTGGGCCGGCCGGTGGACGGCGTTCGACCCGACCAACGGGATCCCGGTCGGTGAACGGCACGTCGTCGTCGGCCGGGGCCGGGAGTACGGCGACGTGCCACCGCTGAAGGGCGTGTACGCCGGGCCGGCGAACACCGGTCAGGGCGTCGAGGTGGCGATCACCCGACTGCGGTGA